The genomic window GAGCACGTCGCCAGAGGCTCCGTCCACCGGTGCTCTCCCTGCTGCACGGAGGAGCGCGCGGAGTTCCGGGGAATGCGCAGCCCGGATGAGGGCGGCGACGCCGTCGTCTGCAGCGAGTTCCTTCCGGATCACGAGATCGTACGACTCGTAACCGAGCGGGGTGAACCGGAGCCCTGCTTCCCTGGCCATATGAGCCGTACAGACACCGGCGTCTGCGTTCCCACTGCTGATAGCAGCAACAACCGCACTATGCGTTCGTATCTCGTGACCATACCCGCTGATCCCCCCGGCATCGAGACCCTGCCCGTCCAGCCATTCATCAAAGAGTGTTCGTGCCGGCGTTCCCTTTGGACGGTTGACGAACCGCAACGATGCAAGATCGGCGGGATCAAGGTGCCCGGTCGAGGCGATCCCGAGTTCCGTCCGGGCTACCTGAAGTCGCAGGAGGTCCACGTCGGGCAGGAACCTGAGGACATGGTCGTTCCAGGCCGATCTGGTCTCCGGAAGAGCGACCGCTGCCGCATGGCAGGTGTTTCCCCGGAGAGCCAGCACCGCACCAATCGTCGAGGCGTTGCAGCAGTGGAGCAGGTAACCGGCATCCGCAAGGCAGTTTCCAAGTTCGCCGAGAGCAAGATCGCGCTGACCGACACAGATGAGCGTGCGGGCGATCGTGGCCGGAGGAACGGTGAGCCGGACACGCACCTCCTCGCCTGCCTCGATACCCTCTCGATCGGCAGGGATGTGAAGGTAGCCGTTCGCCCGGACAACCGCCATCTGGATACCCCCGCCCCGGGGATGCGGGGTCGCCCAGCAGGTGCCGGAGACTCTCCCGATCGAGACCGGAATAAACTCGTCAAATCCAAGATCGGACGCCAATCTCCGCGAGAGCCGGACGTCCAGCTCCTCGGCCTGAGGTGCTGAAAGCCCCCACCATTCAAGCAGGTTCCCGACGACCTCGCGGAGAATCGTCTGTGCCGCGACGGGATACCCGGGCATCCCGATGACCGGTTTGCCGTTGACCCTCGCAAGCAGCACCGGTTTTCCCGGTCGAACGGCGATACCGTGGAATATGATCTCTCCGAGCGCCTCGACGACCTCCCGGGAGTAATCGCGGGTGCCGGCCGATGACCCCGCCGAGAGAATGACAAGGTCGTTCTCAACGAGGGCCTTCTCCAATGCCGGGCGAATCAGATCAGGGTCGTCAGGAACAATACCGTAACGGCAGCAGGTCGCTCCCATCCGGGTGAGGTAGGCCTCCGCCATGAGGGTATTCGTCTCGATTGTCTGGCCGGGCGCCGGTGCTACACCGAGCGGGACGAGGTCGCTCCCCGTTGGGATAATGCCGATCCTGACCGATCTCACGCATACCCGGGTTATTCCGTAGGTCGCGAGCGCACCGATATCGAACGACCGGATTCGATGACCTTTTGGGAGTACCAGTTCACCGGCTCGGATATCTTCGCCCGCATGCCGGACGTTCTGGCCGGATGAGGCAGATTTCCTGATCCAGGGTATGCCGCCATCATCCCAGGTATCCTCGATCATGACAACCGCATCAAAGGATGGAGGGATCAAATCCCCGGTATTAACCCGAGCATACTCAGTGAGAGGCAGCGGCCGCTGGTCCTGTGCTCCCAGCGTCTCCCTGCTCTTCACCGCGTATCCGTCGAACTTTGCTATATCGGTCTCCGGGACCGAATATGCTGCATAAATGGGTTTAGCCGTCACTCTGTCGACAGCCTGGCGCAACGGCACGGTCTCGGCATGCTCCTCCGGAGGAAATGCCGCCCGCATAGCCGCAAGTGCTTCCGAAAGTGGCGTAAGGTTCAGGTACCGGCGTGGCATATTAGACTCCAGAAACTATGTCTCCAGCGGCTGCGCCGGAGAGCAGACGGCGCAGTCTAATAGCGATTCTTCGGGGCACGCAAGAATTTCATCGACGCTCTCGGGCACGGCACGAAGGTGGAAGATTACCTCCTCTTGTGGACTGGATACGCTATAGCGATCATCTTTCGAGTATCGGAGCCGGCAGTTTCCCCGGCTTGCGCCGGTGATCCCGATGAGTGCATCGGAGATGCAAGGGTCAGCGCCGAGCACGACTGAGATCTGCGGCGCCCGTAGGTCGCTTTTGAGGGCGCGGGTTGCCGCCTCCGCGATCCGCACCGCAACCGCCACGCCCGGGCAGAGTTCCCCGTGATAGTTCATGGCCTCACGAATGAGGCCGGCCCGGTACTCTGCAGGACTCATCTTCAGGATCTTCTCCGTCCGGTCGTGGCCGGTCGCAGAGAAGACGCAGTCCCATCCTGCCTGGTAGGGCTTGATATCGATCACCGGCGTCCCGTCGATGAGGTCGACGTTTGCAAGCGCGAGAAATCGTCCATCTTGGATGCCGATCAGTCGAACCACCGAGATTGAGAGAGGGTTCGGCCGGGCAGGAGAACGAAGGGAAAAGACGCCTTTCTCCGGCAGGTCGCTCGAAACCTTCCGGGCCACTGCCCGCAGGACGTCGCGGTCGGCCTCATGCATCCAGCAGACGAGGATCAGGTGTGAGTTCTCCTCGATACCTGCGAGCCCCTCGGAGTATTGGGGAAGTATCTCAATCTCGGCGTCGACGCCCTGGACCGGCATATCACTGCGAGAGTGAATACTCGAATGCACGAATCCGATAGGAGAGAGCTCCATGCGGTGCCTTCTATCTCAATAGATTTATACCTCCCCAAAAGGGGGAGGAGCTCACGTTCAATATGCTATTTTTTCGTAATAGGACTGGGATCGGCAGTCTGAGCAAGCCCCATCGACGAGCAGGTGGTCGGGGACCATCTCACCGCATATGGAGCAGATTGCAGATTTCCACGGCCATTTCTGCGGTACTTTCACCCGCACCCGTTCGGCGGAGATGAATGCACGCCCTGCATCGAGGATCTCGTCAATCAACGCTGCACCCCGTTCTCTCGGGTCAAAGAGCGGGTCTTTCGTGAACCAGAGAGCAAACGTTGGATACTGCTCGATCTTATCGCCGTCGACAAAGACCCGGATTCCATTTACGTATGGAGAGTCGGCAGGTCCGTTCATGGTGAGGGCGAACTTTCCGATCGGGAGCACCCGGAGACGGTGATTGCCGATCGTACAGTGGGCAATCACCTGCAGGGCGTCCGGCAGACACTTCATGGTCTCGCAGACAGCGTAGATCTTCTCGCCCTTGGGTGGATTCAGGAGTTCCAAGGCGTAGTCCACCATGTAGACCCCGACCAGGAGTCCGGGAGCTGCATAGGTATGAAAGTCGATACATCGCCGGAAGTGCTCAATCAACTCTGGAGAGGTACCTTTTGATTTGAGCCTGGTCTCGATGTCGTCCCATGTGTGAGTCAGTCTCGGTTGCACGGGATAATGTTTGGTCAAGGTTATTTGTAAATATTTTGGCTCTGTAAAATTTGTTCAATTAACAAAATATATATAAATATGACTTATTCCTTTTATTTTGCCATAAAACCTGATATGGCGCCTAAACCACATGAGCAACCTGAGAATTAAATTTAAACTTGCCTGTAACAATTATACGCCATAATATTTCGATCGAAGTTAAATGAGTAAGTTTAAATTTATATACTACGTAGTAAATGTAAAACTAATGGTGTGCGCATGTCTCTCTTTGGACATGCCGGCGACCGACGTTGAACGCAACAATTTGGAGAATGTGAATGGCTGAAACCAATGGAAAACTGCGCTATGTTCCCACGACATGCCCATACTGCGGTGTAGGGTGTGGGCTCAACCTCGTGGTGAACGACGGCAAGCTTGTTGGGGTTGAGCCCAACAAGAGGTCCCCGATCAACGAAGGGAAACTCTGCCCCAAGGGGGCAACCTGCTGGGAGTTTGTCCAGAGTCCGGATCGGCTGACAAAGCCTCTCATCAAGAGGAACGGCAAGTTTGAAGAAGCGACCTGGGATGAGGCGCTCGATCTCGTTGCCTCGAAGTTCAAGGAGATCTATGAGAAATATGGGCCTAAGTCCCTCGGTTTCCAGGTCTCGTGCCGGACCCCGAACGAGGAGTGCTACATCATGCAGAAACTCGCCCGGGTCGCCTTCAAGACCAACAACATAGACAACTGTGCCCGTATCTGCCACGGACCATCCGTCGCCGGACTCTCGCTCTCGTTCGGCTCCGGTGCCGCGACAAACCCATTCGAGGACGCCTTAAACGCCGATGTCATCTTCCTTATCGGTGCAAACACTATTGAGGCACACCCACTCGCTGGCCGCCGGCTTGTCCAGGCAAAGAAGATGGGGAAGAAGATCATCGTCTGCGACCCGCGGTACACTCCCACGGCACGTCTGGCCGACGAGTACGTCCGCTACAACCCCTCGACGAACATCGCCCTGATCAACTCGATCATGTACTGGATCATCCAGCAGGATCTCCACGACAAGGAGTTCATCGAGAAGAGGACGACTGGATTTGAGGAACTGAAGAAGACCGTGGAGAAGTACGCCGACGTTGAGTCGATCACCGGTGTGCCCACCGAGCGGGTCAAGGAGATTGCCCGGATCTACGCCAGTGCAAAGAACGCAGTGATCATCTACTGCCTCGGCATCACGGAGCTCACGACCGGCACGGACAACGTTCGGTCGCTTGGAAACCTTGCCATGCTCACCGGCAACGTCGGGAGACCCGGAACTGGTGTCAACCCGCTCCGTGGCCAGAACAATGTGCAGGGCGCCTGCGACATGGGTGCCTACCCGAACGTCTTCTCCGGCTACCAGAAGTGCGAGGATGATGCCGTCAGGGCGCGTATGGAGGAACTCTGGGGCGTCACCGGACTTGCA from Methanoculleus thermophilus includes these protein-coding regions:
- a CDS encoding molybdopterin biosynthesis protein; the encoded protein is MPRRYLNLTPLSEALAAMRAAFPPEEHAETVPLRQAVDRVTAKPIYAAYSVPETDIAKFDGYAVKSRETLGAQDQRPLPLTEYARVNTGDLIPPSFDAVVMIEDTWDDGGIPWIRKSASSGQNVRHAGEDIRAGELVLPKGHRIRSFDIGALATYGITRVCVRSVRIGIIPTGSDLVPLGVAPAPGQTIETNTLMAEAYLTRMGATCCRYGIVPDDPDLIRPALEKALVENDLVILSAGSSAGTRDYSREVVEALGEIIFHGIAVRPGKPVLLARVNGKPVIGMPGYPVAAQTILREVVGNLLEWWGLSAPQAEELDVRLSRRLASDLGFDEFIPVSIGRVSGTCWATPHPRGGGIQMAVVRANGYLHIPADREGIEAGEEVRVRLTVPPATIARTLICVGQRDLALGELGNCLADAGYLLHCCNASTIGAVLALRGNTCHAAAVALPETRSAWNDHVLRFLPDVDLLRLQVARTELGIASTGHLDPADLASLRFVNRPKGTPARTLFDEWLDGQGLDAGGISGYGHEIRTHSAVVAAISSGNADAGVCTAHMAREAGLRFTPLGYESYDLVIRKELAADDGVAALIRAAHSPELRALLRAAGRAPVDGASGDVLPA
- the tsaA gene encoding tRNA (N6-threonylcarbamoyladenosine(37)-N6)-methyltransferase TrmO, with the translated sequence MELSPIGFVHSSIHSRSDMPVQGVDAEIEILPQYSEGLAGIEENSHLILVCWMHEADRDVLRAVARKVSSDLPEKGVFSLRSPARPNPLSISVVRLIGIQDGRFLALANVDLIDGTPVIDIKPYQAGWDCVFSATGHDRTEKILKMSPAEYRAGLIREAMNYHGELCPGVAVAVRIAEAATRALKSDLRAPQISVVLGADPCISDALIGITGASRGNCRLRYSKDDRYSVSSPQEEVIFHLRAVPESVDEILACPEESLLDCAVCSPAQPLET
- a CDS encoding FmdE family protein gives rise to the protein MQPRLTHTWDDIETRLKSKGTSPELIEHFRRCIDFHTYAAPGLLVGVYMVDYALELLNPPKGEKIYAVCETMKCLPDALQVIAHCTIGNHRLRVLPIGKFALTMNGPADSPYVNGIRVFVDGDKIEQYPTFALWFTKDPLFDPRERGAALIDEILDAGRAFISAERVRVKVPQKWPWKSAICSICGEMVPDHLLVDGACSDCRSQSYYEKIAY
- the fdhF gene encoding formate dehydrogenase subunit alpha, whose amino-acid sequence is MAETNGKLRYVPTTCPYCGVGCGLNLVVNDGKLVGVEPNKRSPINEGKLCPKGATCWEFVQSPDRLTKPLIKRNGKFEEATWDEALDLVASKFKEIYEKYGPKSLGFQVSCRTPNEECYIMQKLARVAFKTNNIDNCARICHGPSVAGLSLSFGSGAATNPFEDALNADVIFLIGANTIEAHPLAGRRLVQAKKMGKKIIVCDPRYTPTARLADEYVRYNPSTNIALINSIMYWIIQQDLHDKEFIEKRTTGFEELKKTVEKYADVESITGVPTERVKEIARIYASAKNAVIIYCLGITELTTGTDNVRSLGNLAMLTGNVGRPGTGVNPLRGQNNVQGACDMGAYPNVFSGYQKCEDDAVRARMEELWGVTGLAKEYGATLIEQIKQCGDQIKAMYIFALNPVVSYPDSNLVMQSLEKLDFLVVQDIFMTETAQYADVILPGASFAEKDGTFTSGERRVNRIRKAVEPPGDAKEDWQIFVELAHKLGLNGFDFNSPEDIWNDMRRVTPSMAGITYARMEKPESVHWPCPSEDHPGTPILHREKFANPDGLGHFFGIEYRPPAEVADEEYPFTLMTGRLLFHYHTRTQTGRAKILHQEVPEAYVQINTEDAARLNILNGEKIRLVSRRGQAEALARVTDEVGPGVLMMTMHFGGAGSVNQLTNTALDPLSKMPELKHSAVKVEKITGVQ